Below is a genomic region from Demequina sp..
AGGGCCGCCGTGGTGAGGCGGCCGCTGCCTGCGCGGAGCTTGCGCAGGGTCTGCGCTCGCATCTCCGCCGTGACCATGGCGCCAGCATACGGGCGCCACCTCGCCGCGCTTGGCCGTGCGGCGATCGAGCCCAGCCGATACGGTGGACGGGACGCGAAGGAGTCGCCATGAAGCCACGCCCAAAGCCGCTGCTCGGTCTGCTTCTAGGTCTGCTGCTGGGAGCCGTCATCGTCGCCCTGCTCTGGCAGCTGGGCGTCGCACCCCCAGACCGGTTCATCCTGTTCGGCGTGCTCGCGCTGTCGATCGCGCTCGTTGAGCTGCTGCTGACGCAGACCACACGGCGCGGCAAGAAGCGATTCGTGACGACGATGGTGATCGCCGGTGTGTTCGGCGGGGTCGCGCTCACGGGCATTCCGGAGACGTTCATGGATGCCGGCTCCATCAGCGATGGCTGCACGCTCACCATGACGTCGGCGACCGACGAGGCCAGCCCCACAGACACCAGCGCGTTCGATCCCTTCGACACCACGCCCGACGACACCGTGAGCTTCACCTCCTCGACCGACGAGGTGCTCACCAACTGGGACAGCGGGCTTGGTATCTCCATTGGCGGTGTTCCGATCACGCTGTTCACCGCGGAGCGCGACAACGCGGCCGGCGCCACGGAATTCTTCGGCGAGGAGAAGGTGCAGAAGTACCTCGACGACATCGAGGACCAGATCGGGCTCCAGTTGCGCGGCACGTACCAGGTGTTCGGGTACATCAACGCGGACGAAGGCGATTGCGACATGGCCGGCTACCTGCGAATCAACGCCGAAGGCGTGTTCGCGACCGGACTCATCGTGGCGCTGTGGATCACCGGTGCGCTGCTGCTCGTCATCGTCATCGCGCTCGCCGTCTCGGTTGGGCGCTCCATCAGGGAGGCGAAGCAGTACGCGGCGAACTCGGGGACGGCAACGCCAACGGGCACCGCGGCCACGGGTGGCTCCGCCGCGCCGGATCTCGAGCCGGTTGGGGCGTTCACGCCAACGGAGCCGGCGCCCTCAGAAAAGCCCGCCGACAAGCCCTCCCAGGCTGGCGGGAGCGATCGGGCCGCAAGCGACCGCGATTCGGGCGGCGGGAAGGCCGCCGCGGCCGGGTCGGCGGCGTGGCTCTCGTCTCAGGACGACGACGCGGTCCCCGAGACGCAGGTCATGCCCGCGGCCGCGGAGACCGAAGTGCTTCCGGTGACAGAGGACGCCGAACTCGAGCCCGTGGAAGACCCGGAGGCGACCCAGCCCGTCGAGAAGCCGGAGGAACCGAACACTCCCTAGGCGTCGCCGCCCGCGTTGCCCGAGGCGCCCTTGCGGACGTCGTGGAGCTCGTACTTGGCGATCGCGGAAGCGGTGGTGCCCGGTGCCACCTGTCCGCGCCTCTCGAGCGCGTACAGCACGCGGCAGGCCGTTGAGGGCCCGTCGATCAGGAAGAACCTGCGGGCGGCGGCACGAGTGTCGCTGAACCCGAACCCGTCGGCGCCGAGCACCGCGTAGTCGCCGGGCACCCACGCGCGGATCTGGTCCGGCACCAGGTGGTCGTAGTCGGTGGTCGCCACGAACGGGCCCGACGCTCCCTGCAGCTTCGCGGTGACGTACGGCACTCGCGGTTCCTCGCCTGGATTGAGGAAAGCGGCCTTCTCGGCGGCGAGGGCGTCGCGGCGCAGCTCGTTCCACGACGTCACGGACCACACGCCCGCGCGAACTCCGAAGTCGTGCTCCAGCAGCTCGGCCGCCTCGAGCGCCCAGGGCAGGGCAACGCCGGAGGCGAGAATCTGCGCCTCTGGTCCCGGCCCGTCGGGTGCGGCGGCCACGCGGTGGATGCCGCGCAGGATGCCCTCGACGTCAACGTCCTCCGGCTCCGCCGGCTGGTGAATCGGCTCGTTGTACACCGTGAGGTAATACATGACGTTGGGGTCGCGGCCGTCGTCGCCGTACATGCGCTTGAGTCCGTCGCGCACGATGTGCCGGATCTCGTACCCGAACGCGGGGTCGTACTGAACCACAGCCGTATTGGTGCCGGCAAGCAGAGGCGAGTGGCCGTCGGCGTGCTGCAATCCCTCCCCCGTGAGCGTGGTGCGGCCCGCGGTGGCGCCGATGATGAAGCCGCGCGTGAGCTGGTCTCCCGCCGCCCAGAACTGGTCGCCGGTGCGCTGGAAGCCGAACATCGAGTAGAAGATGTAGAACGGCACGAGCGGCTCGCCGTGCGTCGCGTACGACGTGCCGACGGCCTGGAACGCGGCGGCGGAGCCGGCCTCGTTGATGCCGGTGTGCATGATCTGGCCGGCCTCTGACTCCTTGTAGGAGAGCATCAGCTCGCGGTCCACCGGCAGGTAGTTCTGGCCCTGGGTGTTGAAGATCTTGGCGCTCGGGAAGATCGCGTCGAGGCCGAAGGTGCGGGCCTCGTCGGGAATGATCGGGACCAGGCGGTTGCCGAACTCGGGGTCGCGGATGAGGTCCTTGAACAGGCGCACGAACGCCATCGTCGTGGCGACCTCCTGCTTGCCGGAGCCCTTCGCCAGCAGCTCATAGGTCCTGTCGTCGGGGAGCTTGACCTCGGTGTGCGTGGTGCGCCGCTCGGGGACGAACCCGCCGAGGATGCGGCGGCGCTCGAGCATGTACTGGATCGCGGGATCGTCGTTGCCCGGGTGGAAGTACGGCGGGTTGTACGGGTCGGCCTCGAGCTGCTCGTCGGTGAACGGGATGTCGAACGTGTCGCGCAGCACCTTGAGGTCGGCCGCGGCGAGCTTCTTCATCTGGTGCGTCGAGTTGCGGGCCGCGAAGTTCGTGCCCAGTCCGTAGCCCTTGATCGTCTTCGCGAGGATGACGGTGGGCTTGCCGTTCTGGCTGGTGGTGGCCTTGAGGTAGGCGGCGTAGAGCTTGCGGTAGTCGTGGCCGCCGCGCTTGAGCGCCCAGATCTCGTCGTCAGTCATGTCCTTGACGAGTTCCTTGGCGCGCGGGTCGCCGCCGAAGAACTGGTCGCGGATGAACGCCCCAGACTCAGCGCGGAAGGTCTGGAAGTCGCCGTCGGGGACGGTGTTCATGAGGTTCACGAGGGCGCCGCTGTCGTCCTTGGCGAGCAGCGGGTCCCAGTTGCGGCCCCAGATCACCTTGATGACGTTCCAGCCGGCGCCGCGGAAGAACGCCTCGAGCTCCTGGATGATCTTGCCGTTGCCGCGGACGGGGCCATCGAGGCGCTGCAGGTTGCAGTTGACCACGAAGGTGAGGTTGTCGAGCTGCTGGTTTGCCGCAAGCTGCAGCATGCCGCGGCTCTCCGGCTCGTCCATCTCGCCGTCGCCGAGGAACGCCCACACGTGCTGCTCGGACGTGTCCTTGATGCCGCGCAGGTGCAGGTAGCGGTTGGTCCATGCCTGGTAGATCGCCGATGCGGGGCCCAGACCCATTGACACCGTTGGGAACTCCCACAGCTCGGGCATGAGCCGCGGGTGGGGGTAGGAGGACAGGCCGCGGCCGGGTCCCGACTTCTCCTGGCGGAACGAGTCGAGGTCGTCCGCGCTCAGCCGTCCCTCGACGAAGCCCCGCGCGTACACGCCCGGAGCCGCATGGCCCTGGAAGTAGACCTGGTCACCGCCACCGGGGTGGTCCTTGCCCTTGAAGAAGTGGTTGAGGCCAACCTCGTACAGCGTCGCCACCGACGCGTAGGACGAGATGTGACCGCCAACTCCCTTGCCCGCCGCCTGCGCGCGCGTCACCATGACCGCCGCGTTCCAGCGGATCCACCCGCGGTAGCGGCGCTCGATCTCCTCGTTGCCAGGGAACTCGGGCTCGTCGTTCACGTCGATCGTGTTGACGTACGGGGTGTTGAGGGTCAGGGGCAGCGAGAGCTGCTTGGACGCCGCATGGTCCACGAGCTGCTCAAGGATGTATTCCGCGCGGCTCTCGCCGCCGGTCTCGATGAGCCCGTCGAGCGACTCGAGCCATTCCTCGGTCTCGTTCGGGTCCTTGTCGACTGCGCCGAATGTGTCCACGGATGACCGTCCTTGCTGGCGCGGGGGTATGCGCCGTGTCGGTGAGGGCTCGCGCGGTTGCGCGCATCTGCCATTTATCTTGTCACAGCCTTGGAGGGCCGTGGGGCGTCCCAGCCACAGCGTCGGGCCGCACGCCCTCCGCTTTCGCATCCTGTCGGTACAAGGAGGTCGAATCCCGCGCGTTAGCGACCTGTTTGTACCGACAGGATGCGGGGGTGGGCGAGTTTGGCGAGATGTGGGCCCGACGCTGTGGCTGGCTCGTTGCGAAGGCCGCCCGCGTGCCTCTACTGTGGGCGGAACGGCTCGACGAGCTGACCTCAACGAAAGGAGCGGCGCCACCGTGGCCACTACCGACGGTGCGACCACCGGAGAATCCGGAACGATCGCGCGGCTTGGCCTCAGGCCCGGCTTTGTCATCCAGGAGTTCGGCTACGACGACGACTGCGATGAGGGCTTCAGGGACAGCATCGAGTCGGCCACCGGCGAGAGCCTGGTGGACGAGGACTACGGCGACGTGACCGACGGTGCGATCGTCTGGTACCGCGAAGGCGATGACGACCTCGCCGACCTCCTCATGGACGTGCAGAGCCTCCTCGATGACGGCGCGTGCGTGTGGCTGCTGACCCCCAAGAAGGGCGTGTCCGGGCACGTCGACGCTCGCGAGGTGGGCGAGGCTGCCTCTCTCGCGGGACTGCACGCCACCTCGACCTTCGTGATCGGCGAGAGCTGGACCGCGACCCAGTTGCTGGAGAAGGGCCGGTCCAAGTGACCAACGCGCTCGACGGCCGCCCGGCCCCGGCGTTCACCCTTACAGACCAGCACGGCCGCGCCTTCTCCCTTCAAGACCACAAGGGAACGGCGATACTCCTGGTATTCGTGCCCTTCGCGTTCAGCGACGTGTGCACGAACGAGCTCGTGGAACTGCGCAATGCCGTGGACCTGCAGGGCCGGGATGACCTCATCGTCGTGGTCGCGTCGTGCGACTCGATCTACACGATGAAGGCGTGGGCGGACACCCACTCCTATCGGTCCCCGCTCCTCAGCGACTTCTGGCCGCACGGTGATGTCGCGCGCGACTACGGGGTGTTCAATCCGCGCGAGGGCCTCGCGACCCGCGGCACGTTCCTCATCGACGCCGACGGCGTTGTGCGGTGGTCCGTGGTCAACCCCAAGGGCCAGGCGCGAGACATCGAGGATTACCGCCGCGAGGTGAGCACCCTTCTCGGTGGGTGATGATTGAGGGCATGACCCTCTCGCTCGCCGTCATCATCGCATCCACCCGCCCCGGCCGCGTGGGCCCGAGCGTCGCAGCATGGGCACTGCAGGCGGCCCAAGACCACGGCGGCTTCGAGCCCACGCTCGTCGATCTCGCGGACTTCGACCTCCCGCTCCTCGACGAGCCCGAGCACCCGAGCCTCAAGAAGTACCAGCACGAGCACACCAAGCGCTGGTCCGAGGCGATCGGCGCCGCCGACGCCTTCCTGTTCGTCACCCCCGAGTACGACTTCTTCGCTCCAGCGGCGCTCGTGAACGCGATCCAGTGCCTCTCGCAAGAGTGGGGGCACAAGGCGGCGGGAATCGTGAGTTATGGCGGGATCTCCGGCGGGCTGCGATCCACCCAGTCGCTGCGACTGCTGTTGAGCAATGTCAACGTGCACGCCATCCCCGCGTCCGTGCCGATTCAGTTCGTGAAGGGGCACATCCACGACGGGGTGTTCACGCCGCCGGAGAGCGCGCCGGGGCTCGCGAACAGGATGCTTGACGAACTGCTCAAGTGGTCTCAGGCGCTCGCGACCATCCGCTAGCGGCCCGACGCTGTGGCTGGGTTCAGTGCCAGGGCGTGTGTTCGATGGGGTACCGGACGGCGGTGGGCACCTTGGCCTCGAGCTTGGCGATGAGCTTGTCTCCGCCCCTCCACAGCGACGGCCTGAGCACGAATCCACCGCCGGTGAGGTCGGTGATGTCCCAGAAGCCGCACTCCCTGCAGCGACCCGCGAGGACGATCTCGTCCCAGCGGCATTCGATGACGCCGAAGTCGGATCCGGTCCACGTGACCCTCTCACTGTCGACGATGATCTGCTGACCGCGGAGCTTCGAGAACATCTTGGGGTCGAACGTGTCGGCGTCTGACTTCATCAGCGCCTTGAAGATCTGGGTGCCGGACATCGACTCGTAGTGGCCCTGGGGCTCGCGCGCCCAGGGGAGGCCGAGCCGCTCCGTCACCTGCTCGGGGGTGAGATTGGTGTCGAAGTCGCCGAGCGATATCAGGATCGAGTCGAGCGCGGCGGCCACGGTCGCCCGGACCGAGTCAGCGTCGACCTTGGCGACGGGCTCGTGTTCGATGCCAAGCGGCTCAACGCCGGCGCGCACCCATCGCGTAGCGCCCCCAATGAGGTTCGCGTAGAGGGCATCGGAGTCTTCCTCGAGATTGCGCTCCTCCGTCACCATGCGGTCGAGCAGCCGTTGGGAGGGGCCCTCCGCTGCGAGACGGCGAAGCACCTGAAGCACGCCCTCCGCCGTGGCCAGGATGTCAGCGGGCTGCGGGTCGAGCACAAATGTGATGGCGGAGGTCTCCACATCGGTGGGGAATCCGGCGCCATCCACGCTGTAGACGAGGTGCCTCTCCATGCGCAGGTCATCGAGGAGCGCCCGGCTGATAGCCGCGCCGGTGACGTACTTCACGTTGCGATCGGGGTTTGAGATCTCGATGGTTGCCGCGAGCGGCAGCCTCCCGCCCGCGACCCACCCGTGTCGCCGGTACGGCAGCGCCGTTGGCGTGGCGCGCACCGGCGTGGTCCGCGCGTCGGGCAGGTGAACGTCGAGGCTCTCGGGAACGGGCCCGGAGAAGGCGAGAACGGCGTTGCCGGCGTGGAGCCAGTTTGCGGCCCAGTCGAGCGCCTGCTCGCGCGTGAGCGACCTGTGCGCTGGGAAGCCGAGGTCAAGCAGTCCGAGCGTTGCCGCGCCGTAGCGCTCCAGCAACGGGCCGGTGCCCGTGCGCTCGTTGCCGTCGCCGAGCTCGGCGGCGATGTGCGAGGTCTCCGCGGCGATGGCCTCGTTC
It encodes:
- a CDS encoding NAD(P)H-dependent oxidoreductase, with amino-acid sequence MTLSLAVIIASTRPGRVGPSVAAWALQAAQDHGGFEPTLVDLADFDLPLLDEPEHPSLKKYQHEHTKRWSEAIGAADAFLFVTPEYDFFAPAALVNAIQCLSQEWGHKAAGIVSYGGISGGLRSTQSLRLLLSNVNVHAIPASVPIQFVKGHIHDGVFTPPESAPGLANRMLDELLKWSQALATIR
- a CDS encoding redoxin domain-containing protein, whose product is MTNALDGRPAPAFTLTDQHGRAFSLQDHKGTAILLVFVPFAFSDVCTNELVELRNAVDLQGRDDLIVVVASCDSIYTMKAWADTHSYRSPLLSDFWPHGDVARDYGVFNPREGLATRGTFLIDADGVVRWSVVNPKGQARDIEDYRREVSTLLGG
- a CDS encoding DUF3052 domain-containing protein; its protein translation is MATTDGATTGESGTIARLGLRPGFVIQEFGYDDDCDEGFRDSIESATGESLVDEDYGDVTDGAIVWYREGDDDLADLLMDVQSLLDDGACVWLLTPKKGVSGHVDAREVGEAASLAGLHATSTFVIGESWTATQLLEKGRSK
- the aceE gene encoding pyruvate dehydrogenase (acetyl-transferring), homodimeric type, which produces MDTFGAVDKDPNETEEWLESLDGLIETGGESRAEYILEQLVDHAASKQLSLPLTLNTPYVNTIDVNDEPEFPGNEEIERRYRGWIRWNAAVMVTRAQAAGKGVGGHISSYASVATLYEVGLNHFFKGKDHPGGGDQVYFQGHAAPGVYARGFVEGRLSADDLDSFRQEKSGPGRGLSSYPHPRLMPELWEFPTVSMGLGPASAIYQAWTNRYLHLRGIKDTSEQHVWAFLGDGEMDEPESRGMLQLAANQQLDNLTFVVNCNLQRLDGPVRGNGKIIQELEAFFRGAGWNVIKVIWGRNWDPLLAKDDSGALVNLMNTVPDGDFQTFRAESGAFIRDQFFGGDPRAKELVKDMTDDEIWALKRGGHDYRKLYAAYLKATTSQNGKPTVILAKTIKGYGLGTNFAARNSTHQMKKLAAADLKVLRDTFDIPFTDEQLEADPYNPPYFHPGNDDPAIQYMLERRRILGGFVPERRTTHTEVKLPDDRTYELLAKGSGKQEVATTMAFVRLFKDLIRDPEFGNRLVPIIPDEARTFGLDAIFPSAKIFNTQGQNYLPVDRELMLSYKESEAGQIMHTGINEAGSAAAFQAVGTSYATHGEPLVPFYIFYSMFGFQRTGDQFWAAGDQLTRGFIIGATAGRTTLTGEGLQHADGHSPLLAGTNTAVVQYDPAFGYEIRHIVRDGLKRMYGDDGRDPNVMYYLTVYNEPIHQPAEPEDVDVEGILRGIHRVAAAPDGPGPEAQILASGVALPWALEAAELLEHDFGVRAGVWSVTSWNELRRDALAAEKAAFLNPGEEPRVPYVTAKLQGASGPFVATTDYDHLVPDQIRAWVPGDYAVLGADGFGFSDTRAAARRFFLIDGPSTACRVLYALERRGQVAPGTTASAIAKYELHDVRKGASGNAGGDA